One stretch of Podospora bellae-mahoneyi strain CBS 112042 chromosome 2, whole genome shotgun sequence DNA includes these proteins:
- the GLO2_1 gene encoding Cytoplasmic glyoxalase II (COG:S; EggNog:ENOG503NW99), which produces MNAFNAARRVIFQSHKKSFFPVVNTPTYRKMHIRSIPMWGDNYAYLVVDDKSKDAVIIDPANPPEVLPVLEEAIANKEINLTAIVNTHHHRDHAGGNEALLSKLPSKLPIIGGRDCAHVTKTPAHNETFTIGENIKVKALHTPCHTQDSICYLMEDKETGDKVIFTGDTLFIGGCGRFFEGTGKEMHEALNVVLAGVGDDVRVYPGHEYTKSNVKFGVSVLQSEAVRALEAFADDCKETQGKFTIGDEKQHNVFMRPQDPAIQKATGETDPIAIMTKLREMKNNFK; this is translated from the exons ATGAACGCTTTCAACGCAGCAAGGCGTGTTATTTTTCAGAGCCATAAGAAGAGCTTTTTCCCGGTGGTGAACACT CCAACATACCGCAAGATGCATATCCGGTCTATTCCTATGT GGGGCGACAACTACGCCTATTTGGTGGTAGACGATAAGTCCAAAGACGCAGTCATTATCGACCCGGCCAATCCCCCGGA AGTCCTACCCGTCCTTGAAGAAGCTATCGCGAACAAAGAGATTAACCTCACTGCTATCGTCAATACCCACCA CCACCGTGACCACGCCGGAGGCAACGAAGCCCTCCTCTCGAAGCTCCCCTCCAAACTCCCTATTATCGGCGGCCGGGACTGCGCCCACGTCACCAAGACCCCGGCCCATAACGAGACTTTTACTATTGGGGAGAACATCAAAGTCAAGGCCTTGCACACGCCGTGTCACACCCAGGATAGCATCTGTTACTTgatggaggacaaggagacgGGGGACAAAGTGATTTTCACGGGGGACACGCTTTTCATCGGGGGTTGCGGGAGGTTTTTTGAGGGGACGGGGAAGGAGATGCATGAGGCGTTGAATGTGGTtttggcgggggtgggggatgatgTTAGGGTTTAT CCCGGACATGAGTACACCAAGTCGAACGTTAAATTCGGGGTGTCGGTTCTCCAGAGCGAGGCTGTGAGGGCGCTGGAGGCGTTTGCGGATGATTGCAAGGAGACGCAGGGGAAGTTTACGATTGGGGATGAGAAG CAACACAACGTCTTCATGAGACCGCAAGACCCCGCCATCCAAAAGGCAACTGGGGAGACGGACCCGATTGCTATCATGACGAAGCTCAGGGAGATGAAGAATAACTTCAAGTGA
- the GLO2_2 gene encoding Cytoplasmic glyoxalase II (COG:S; EggNog:ENOG503NW99) yields the protein MRDVSESICCNEKYMTCSTRSETFCFHSVKFHASRVLVSCTDLDLISPLGSSLLLTIFRHASKFLTLHLTSHSPPPPLPLSIITHLSTNVYILLCLHRSYHSTHRISSNQKGKGTKMVQYIHTPYPSRSSLLSLRSQFYPPPSLPLEIATQQKQEAVDRVALYTHRGSCPHLVESTALLTAVILSDQAGDTNTSTLRAAYVAAFGRFVTGLLDGCQDKVRKQSMFDLAKGVGLPAKFVELRHAGVHEGMPGLGRLRRGVEEGLGWIYQYYWGRLEGGEGEEMEMEMEMEMEMEMEMKMEGVEGEGDIGGKEKVEGLVKRYLELGDTVGERIRRDILWEQIRGCERGVVKMVVEKVAGGTSDGKVVRRGMALSRLLEEQGEGLVVEGSDSIPQMRETVPGTTEDVKMAEAEVEAVPEPTTIQQPPREQQRQQSSPSWVLYDEKEWVPKPIGVV from the coding sequence atgcGTGATGTGAGTGAAAGCATTTGCTGCAATGAGAAGTACATGACCTGTTCAACAAGAAGTGAAACTTTTTGTTTTCACTCAGTTAAATTTCATGCGTCGAGAGTATTGGTGTCGTGCACCGACTTAGACCTCATTTCCCCATTGGGGTCGTCGCTTTTGCTCACAATTTTCCGCCATGCCAGCAAATTTTTGACTTTACATCTCACgtctcactcaccaccaccacctctaccactctccatcatcacccatctCTCAACCAACGTTTACATCCTTCTTTGCTTACATCGCTCGTATCATTCCACACACCGTATTTCCAGCAACcaaaaggggaagggaacaAAAATGGTGCAATACATCCACACCCCCTACCCGtcccgctcctccctcctctccctccgctcCCAATTCtacccccccccttccctccccctcgagATCGCCACCCAGCAAAAGCAGGAAGCGGTTGACAGAGTGGCGCTTTATACGCACCGCGGCTCGTGCCCGCATTTGGTGGAGTCGACTGCGCTTCTGACGGCGGTAATATTGTCTGATCAGGCGGGGGACACGAACACTAGCACGTTGAGGGCGGCGTATGTGGCTGCTTTTGGGAGGTTTGTGACTGGGTTGCTGGATGGGTGTCAGGATAAGGTTAGGAAGCAGAGTATGTTTGATCTTgcgaagggggtggggttgcCGGCGAAGTTTGTGGAGCTGAGGCATGCAGGTGTTCATGAGGGTAtgcctgggttggggaggttgaggaggggggtggaggaggggttggggtggattTATCAGTACtattgggggaggttggaagggggggaaggagaggagatggagatggagatggagatggagatggagatggagatggagatgaagatggagggggtggaaggggagggggatataggggggaaagaaaaggtcGAGGGGCTGGTGAAGAGGTATTTGGAGCTGGGGGAcacggtgggggagaggattaGACGGGATATACTTTGGGAGCAGATCAGGGGGTGTGAGAGAGGGGTGGTGAAaatggtggtggaaaaggttGCTGGGGGGACGTCGGATGGGAAGGTTGTTAGGCGGGGGATGGCGCtttcgaggttgttggaggaacaaggggaggggttggtggttgagggaTCAGACAGCATACCTCAGATGCGGGAAACAGTACCCGGGACCACCGAGGACGTCAAgatggcagaggcagaggtggaAGCTGTACCGGAGCCAACAACTATCCAGCAGCCGCCCAGAgaacaacaacggcaacagTCTTCGCCAAGCTGGGTGTTGTATGACGAAAAGGAATGGGTTCCCAAGCCCATCGGGGTTGTGTAA
- the LYS9 gene encoding saccharopine dehydrogenase (NADP+, L-glutamate-forming) (COG:E; EggNog:ENOG503NUXI), producing MASQHKVLMLGAGFVTRPTLDVLSQAGIPVTVACRTLATAQSLSSGVPNATPISLDVSDPTALDAEVAKHDLVISLIPYTFHATVIKSAIRNKKNVVTTSYVSPAMMELDAEAKAAGITVMNEIGLDPGIDHLYAIKTIDEVHKAGGKILSFLSYCGGLPAPEDSDNPLGYKFSWSSRGVLLALRNTGKWWQDGEVVEVQGKDLMKTAKPYFIYPGFAFVAYPNRDSTIYKERYNIPEAQTVVRGTLRYQGFPQFIKVLVDIGFLEETPLDILSRPVSWKEATQAVIGAPSTSAEDLEKTILAKASFESEEDKKRIVSGLKWIGLFSDEAITPKGNPLDTLCATLEKKMQYEEKERDLVMLQHKFEIEHADGSRETRTSTLCEYGVVGGYSAMAKTVGVPCAVAVKQVLEGKISQKGVLAPMSWEICEPLMRELEVKYGITMVEKTIS from the exons ATGGCTTCTCAACA CAAGGTTCTCATGCTCGGCGCCGGGTTTGTCACCCGCCCGACTCTTGACGTCCTCAGCCAGGCCGGCATCCCCGTGACTGTTG CCTGCCGCACTCTGGCCACAGCCCAATCCCTCTCCTCGGGCGTCCCCAACgccacccccatctccctcgacGTCTCGGACCCCACGGCCCTCGACGCCGAAGTCGCCAAGCACGACCTCGTCATCTCCCTGATTCCTTACACCTTCCACGCCACCGTCATCAAGTCGGCCATCCGCAACAAGAAGAATGTCGTCACCACCTCGTATGTCTCCCCCGCCATGATGGAGCTCGacgccgaggccaaggcggcGGGTATCACTGTCATGAACGAGATTGGTCTCGATCCCGGCATTGATCATTTGTACGCCATCAAGACTATTGATGAAGTTCACAAGGCCGGCGGCAAGAttttgagcttcttgagctACTGCGGTGGTCTCCCTGCGCCGGAGGACAGTGATAACCCGTTGGGGTACAAGTTCTCCTGGTCGTCGAGGGGTGTGCTGCTGGCGCTGAGGAACACGGGCAAGTGGTGGCAGgacggggaggtggtggaggtgcaggGGAAGGATTTGATGAAGACGGCCAAGCCCTATTTTATCTATCCGGGTTTCGCGTTTGTGGCTTATCCCAACAGGGACAGCACTATTTACAAGGAGAGGTACAACATTCCCGAGGCGCAGACGGTGGTGAGAGGGACGCTGAGGTACCAGGGGTTCCCTCAGTTCATCAAGGTGTTGGTGGACAttgggtttttggaggagacCCCGCTTGATATCCTGAGCAGGCCTGTTTCTTGGAAGGAGGCCACGCAGGCTGTCATTGGGGCGCCGTCTACGTCTGCTGAGGATTTGGAGAAGACCATTCTTGCCAAGGCGAGCTttgagagtgaggaggacaagaagaggaTTGTGAGCGGGTTGAAGTGGATCGGGCTGTTTTCTGATGAGGCTATCACTCCCAAGGGCAACCCGTTGGATACGCTTTGCGCgacgttggagaagaagatgcagtatgaggagaaggagagggatcTGGTGATGCTGCAGCACAAGTTTGAGATTGAGCATGCGGATGGGAGCAgggagacgaggacgagCACGCTGTGCGAGTATGGCGTTGTTGGGGGGTACTCGGCGATGGCGAAGACGGTGGGTGTGCCCTGCGCGGTGGCGGTGAagcaggtgttggaggggaagattagccagaagggggtgttggcgcCGATGAGCTGGGAGATTTGCGAGCCGTTgatgagggagttggaggtgAAGTATGGGATTACTATGGTTGAGAAGACTATTTCTTAG
- a CDS encoding hypothetical protein (EggNog:ENOG503P41M), whose amino-acid sequence MVPAMLNAHMGGVLPHQLSQHQVPQAPQPLDYPVDSALLNELSRQLGSTKRYSQHVPQYAQRPNNAMRVSKPGSANNSPRSSMQSRRRTLIGEGFHGRFPPQQQPQAVDPTYLPTPVPEASNESFYGQEVRRARPVSWHPSPQYSAQTQFYPPQTSSVLCSPYPAYSEAEMLATMHQLPPTPAVYSGYASPAEGFSPLSLPYSSFSSQQPVYSPQVQAQQPAPMYQPAPPVTTGAMGWNAYPTAGPTQNNAMMMPVQRHTAPPTPEDFACPPPLSFNNYGSLETTPSKVESFVSAQAVQVQEDEDEEEGEILYGMGLYDPPSHAQPDVHRSTIFSLLGGPAPTGDENKGLGLKLEESWEPPASDDEEEEEDGEGDDE is encoded by the coding sequence ATGGTGCCCGCTATGCTCAACGCCCACATGGGAGGTGttctccctcaccagctcTCTCAACACCAGGTGCCTCAGGCGCCCCAACCTCTCGACTATCCAGTTGACTCGGCCCTGCTCAACGAGCTCTCGAGGCAACTTGGCAGCACGAAACGGTACTCTCAGCACGTACCACAATATGCTCAACGGCCAAACAACGCGATGAGGGTATCGAAGCCTGGGAgtgccaacaacagcccccGATCATCGATGCAGtccaggaggaggacattAATTGGTGAAGGTTTCCACGGACGATTCCcacctcagcaacaaccacaggcCGTCGACCCGACTTATCTTCCCACCCCAGTTCCCGAAGCTTCAAACGAGTCTTTCTACGGACAGGAGGTCAGACGGGCCAGGCCGGTCAGCTGGCATCCTTCTCCCCAGTACTCGGCTCAGACTCAGTTTTACCCACCACAAACCAGTTCGGTGCTCTGCTCGCCCTACCCAGCTTACAGCGAGGCCGAGATGCTGGCGACCATGCACCAGttgccaccaacaccggcggTCTACTCGGGCTACGCATCTCCCGCGGAAGGATTCTCGCCGTTGTCTCTTCCGTATTCGAGTTTCAGCTCCCAACAGCCCGTCTACTCGCCTCAAGTTCAGGCCCAGCAACCGGCCCCCATGTACCAGCCCGCACCACCAGTCACGACCGGAGCCATGGGTTGGAACGCTTACCCTACTGCCGGTCCCACTCAGAACAACGCCATGATGATGCCTGTACAACGGCACACTGCTCCTCCCACACCAGAGGACTTTGCCTGCCCTCCACCGCTCAGCTTCAACAACTATGGGAGTCTCGAGACGACGCCATCCAAGGTGGAGAGCTTTGTTTCTGCTCAGGCGGTGCAGGTtcaggaggacgaggatgaagaggaaggcgagatTCTTTACGGCATGGGTCTGTATGACCCTCCCAGCCACGCTCAGCCGGACGTGCACCGGTCTACCATCTTCTCTCTGCTTGGTGGGCCTGCTCCCACTGGCGATGAGAACAAGGGCCTAGGCCTCAAGCTTGAGGAGAGCTGGGAGCCTCCTGCcagcgacgacgaagaggaagaggaggatggcgagggtgatgacGAGTAA
- a CDS encoding hypothetical protein (EggNog:ENOG503P1WI; COG:G) has translation MKHLVLTGACALDTILTVPAYPPEDAKQRASSLQVRRGGNCPNTLEVLHHLFSPSDQANIKTHLISTLPAQNSPAITKIHSSFGPGSTKIDFSPCIHREGHTESVSSYIIRSLETGSRTVVNYNDLPEMTPDEFERILDTLLMSNSKEEEDSWWFHFEGRIPSTTLQCIHYIRTHLPPNTTTISVECEKPNREGLTSLAAEADVVFYSSSWAESRGYHNPEACLRGEAPSTRASLMLCTWGASGAGMLTRRKLGGGSGAKELQEEDEYVHHSPATPKDGKPIKVVDTIGAGDTFIAGVLYASLSSSSLHMVDASSPSSQKAKLAFAVELATKKVQDEGFAHLAAQQQQP, from the exons ATGAAACATCTCGTGCTCACTGGGGCTTGCGCCTTGGATACGATTCTTAC cgtCCCAGCCTACCCACCCGAAGACGCCAAACAAcgagcctcctccctccaagTTCGCCGAGGAGGCAACtgccccaacaccctcgagGTCCTCCACCATCTATTCTCCCCATCAGACCAAGCCAACATCAAAACCCACCTGATATCCACCCTCCCAGCCCAAAACTCGCCCGCTATCACCAAGATACACTCCTCCTTCGGCCCCGGCTCCACCAAGATCGACTTCTCACCATGCATCCACCGCGAGGGGCACACCGAGTCCGTAAGCAGCTACATCATCCGCAGCCTCGAGACCGGCAGCAGAACCGTCGTCAACTACAACGACCTTCCCGAGATGACACCTGACGAGTTCGAGCGTATCTTGGATACGCTACTAATGTCCAActccaaggaggaggaggacagcTGGTGGTTTCACTTCGAG GGCCGAATCCCGTCCACAACCCTCCAATGCATCCACTACATCcgcacccacctcccacccaacaccaccacaatcaGCGTCGAATGCGAAAAGCCCAACCGGGAAGGCCTAACCTCCCTCGCAGCCGAGGCAGACGTGGTCTTTTACTCGTCAAGTTGGGCCGAA AGCCGGGGATATCACAACCCGGAAGCCTGTCTAAGAGGAGAAGCACCCTCAACAAGAGC TTCCCTCATGCTATGCACTTGGGGGGCAAGCGGTGCAGGTATGCTCACACGGAGGAagctcggcggcggcagcggtgcCAAAGAActgcaggaggaggatgaataCGTCCACCACTCTCCTGCAACTCCAAAAGACGGGAAACCTATAAAAGTAGTTGA CACCATCGGGGCGGGTGATACATTCATCGCTGGGGTGCTGTACGCctccttgtcgtcgtcgtcgttaCACATGGTGGATGCTTCCTCCCCGTCGTCCCAAAAGGCAAAGCTCGCATTTGCTGTGGAACTGGCCACCAAAAAGGTTCAAGACGAGGGCTTTGCTCATCTAGcagctcagcaacaacagccttAG
- a CDS encoding hypothetical protein (COG:G; EggNog:ENOG503NUE8) has product MAERDLIIPKQVSFDDTRQHESSSDDGDAVEKQVSFDPSNPYRRKSSLVTSSRSHISPGVIQRIHQQQQSNPNHRRPRRQQSKPECLVHQFLESHKLNLDDTAPQPAADGHVEVEDVSSSSGLNEVINSKTTIPVNKPPKGRPQPQPSPEAKCQLLSATEDDEPATDEGQPDQTIWQREMLAMPRTTSSLSLSLSSPNPEDNHEFLNSRLLTKKQLSDMAWGVRQLSRRLGSVRLKFKVKNVFLLTKIYDKDLVDKTRELVKWLLDEEHRGERYVVFVDSALEQNRRFDKEGLLREIVGDRKEDGEVRGRLMFWNEDMCRRRANMFDFVVTLGGDGTVLYASWLFQRIVPPVLSFALGSLGFLTKFDFEDHEEILRGAFDEGVTVSLRLRFEGTVMRSIPRRQITEGEDGEEDGERDLVEELVGEEKDDERTHRPDGTWEVLNELVVDRGPNPTMSNIEIFGDDEHFTSVSADGVCVSTPTGSTAYNLAAGGSLCHPENPVMLVTPICAHTLSFRPIILPDTIVLRIGVPFDARTSSWASFDGRERVELRPGDYVTISASRFPFACVQPHRPHGRRSGDWINSISAKLGWNTRQARQKPMKGWEGS; this is encoded by the exons ATGGCGGAACGGGACCTGATAATACCCAAACAGGTTTCGTTTGATGATACGCGGCAACATGAGAGCtcgagtgatgatggggatgctGTTGAG AAACAGGTCTCCTTCGACCCATCAAACCCCTACCGTCGAAAATCCTCCCTcgtcacctcctcccgctctcaCATCTCCCCGGGTGTTATCCAGCGcatccaccaacagcaacagtcTAATCCTAACCATAGACGCCCCCGCCGACAACAATCAAAGCCGGAATGCCTAGTTCATCAATTTCTCGAATCCCACAAACTCAACCTTGACGACACGGCACCACAGCCAGCAGCGGACGGGCATgtagaggtggaggatgtctCCTCTTCGTCTGGGCTGAATGAAGTGATCAACTCCAAAACCACAATTCCAGTTAATAAACCGCCTAAGGGACgcccacaaccacaaccctcccccgaGGCAAAGTGCCAACTCTTATCCGCCaccgaagacgacgagccCGCCACTGACGAAGGGCAGCCAGACCAGACGATATGGcagagggagatgttggCTATGCCGAGGACTACTTCCTCTTTATCActgtccctctcctcccctaATCCTGAAGACAATCACGAGTTCCTCAACTCGAGGCTGCTGACGAAAAAGCAATTGTCAGATATGGCCTGGGGGGTGAGGCAGCTGTCTAGGAGACTGGGGTCTGTCCGCCTGAAGTTCAAAGTCAAGAATGTTTTTCTCTTGACAAAGATTTATGACAAGGATCTGGTGGATAAGACGAGGGAGCTGGTGAAGTGGCTGCTTGATGAGGAGCACAGGGGGGAGAGGTATGTCGTTTTTGTGGATTCTGCGTTGGAACAGAATAGGAGGTTTGACAAGGAGGGTTTGCTGAGGGAGATTGTTGGGGACAGaaaagaggatggggaggtgagggggcGGTTGATGTTTTGGAATGAGGACATGTGCAGACGGAGGGCGAATATGTTTGATTTTGTGGTTACGctggggggggatgggacgGTGTTGTATGCTAGTTGGTTGTTTCAGAGGATTGTTCCGCCGGTGCTGTCTTTTGCGTTGGGCAGTCTGGGGTTCCTGACAAAGTTTGACTTTGAGGATCATGAGGAGATATTAAGGGGCGcgtttgatgagggggtgaCGGTTagtttgaggttgaggtttgaGGGGACGGTGATGAGGAGTATTCCGCGGAGGCAGATAaccgagggggaggatggggaggaggatggggagagggatttggtggaggagctggttggggaggagaaggatgatgagaggacGCATAGGCCGGATGGGACGTGGGAGGTGCTGAAcgagctggtggtggatcGGGGGCCGAATCCTA CAATGTCCAACATTGAAATATTTGGcgacgacgagcacttcACCTCTGTCTCTGCGGACGGGGTGTGTGTTTCCACACCTACGGGTTCGACAGCGTATAACCTCGCGGCAGGGGGGTCGCTTTGCCACCCTGAGAATCCCGTCATGTTGGTCACGCCCATTTGTGCTCATACACTGTCTTTTAGGCCGATTATCCTGCCAGATACGATTGTGCTCAGGATAGGGGTGCCGTTTGATGCCCGGACGAGCTCCTGGGCGAGCTTTGAtgggcgggagagggtggagcTGAGGCCGGGGGATTACGTGACGATTAGTGCGAGCAGGTTCCCCTTTGCATGCGTGCAGCCTCATAGACCGCATGGGAGGCGGTCGGGGGATTGGATCAACAGCATCAGTGCCAAGTTGGGGTGGAATACGAGGCAGGCGAGGCAGAAGCCgatgaaggggtgggagggttcTTAG
- a CDS encoding hypothetical protein (EggNog:ENOG503P5RD; COG:S) — MESAATSKTASFSLPLPHSLDNRIYVRLSLKSKALVVFLTTATSEEAGQATPLGSFVYALPDRYNPSQPLSTALCTVEPTLEFTTRMARLLVRKMGNERPVYVGNSISFASTGLGGVVEEEMEGFKAVVVGIMGVLKRWEEEEGGQNGVREGVEGLSVSS, encoded by the exons ATGGAGtcagcagcaaccagcaaaacagcctccttctccctgcccctcccaCACTCCCTCGACAACAGAATCTATGTCAGACTGTCACTCAAGTCCAAAGCCctggtggtgtttttgacGACGGCTACGTCTGAGGAGGCGGGCCAGGCTACACCGTTGGGGTCGTTTGTTTATGCTTTGCCTGat CGATACAACCCCTCACAACCCCTCTCAACAGCACTCTGCACGGTGGAACCAACGCTAGAGTTCacgacgaggatggcgaggctgctggtgaggaagatggggaatGAGAGGCCGGTGTATGTGGGGAATTCGATCAGCTTTGCGAGCacggggttgggaggggtggtggaggaggagatggaggggtttaaggctgttgtggtggggatTATGGGGGTTTTgaagaggtgggaggaggaggagggtgggcaGAATGGGGTtcgggagggggtggaggggttgagtgTTTCTTCTTGA